Proteins encoded in a region of the Mesoflavibacter profundi genome:
- a CDS encoding PadR family transcriptional regulator: protein MANSKLYKGSLTTIILKLLNESDKMYGYEITQKVKEITKGELKITEGALYPALHKLEADGLLEVEVQKVDNRLRKYYKLTEKGTTETVNKLNELQEYIKTMQILVNPNFSLE, encoded by the coding sequence ATGGCAAATTCCAAATTATATAAAGGTAGTTTAACTACCATTATTTTAAAGCTTTTAAATGAAAGTGACAAGATGTATGGTTATGAGATTACCCAGAAAGTAAAAGAAATTACTAAAGGCGAACTTAAAATTACCGAAGGTGCATTGTATCCTGCATTACATAAATTAGAAGCAGATGGATTATTAGAAGTTGAGGTACAAAAAGTAGATAATCGTTTACGTAAATACTATAAACTTACAGAAAAAGGAACTACAGAAACTGTAAATAAATTAAACGAATTACAAGAGTATATTAAAACCATGCAAATTTTGGTTAATCCTAATTTTAGTTTAGAATAA
- a CDS encoding DUF4254 domain-containing protein has translation MFTDKANKIFQDVIEKYHVINTVDQPFTNIYDEKTNLLEHLLYRKCWIDTVQWHYEDIIRDPQIDPVAALKLKRQIDASNQDRTDMVEYIDSYFLEKYKDVTPKADATINTESPAWGIDRLSILALKIYHMHEEATREDATEAHRDACQKKLDVLLEQRVDLSTAIDTLLDDISKGDKYMKVYKQMKMYNDDELNPVLRNQK, from the coding sequence ATGTTTACAGATAAAGCGAATAAAATCTTTCAAGATGTAATTGAAAAATACCATGTTATAAATACAGTAGATCAACCGTTTACTAATATTTATGACGAAAAAACTAACTTATTAGAACATTTACTTTACAGAAAATGTTGGATAGATACTGTACAGTGGCATTACGAAGATATTATTAGAGATCCGCAAATAGATCCTGTAGCAGCATTAAAATTAAAAAGACAAATTGATGCCTCTAACCAAGACAGAACAGATATGGTAGAGTATATTGATAGTTACTTTTTAGAAAAATATAAAGACGTTACACCTAAAGCAGACGCAACTATAAATACCGAAAGTCCAGCTTGGGGAATTGATAGATTATCAATCTTAGCATTAAAAATTTATCACATGCACGAGGAAGCAACACGTGAAGATGCAACTGAAGCACATAGAGATGCTTGCCAGAAAAAACTTGACGTATTATTAGAGCAACGTGTAGATTTAAGCACAGCTATAGATACACTTTTAGACGATATTTCTAAAGGAGATAAGTATATGAAAGTATACAAGCAAATGAAAATGTATAACGACGACGAGCTTAATCCTGTGTTAAGAAATCAAAAATAA
- a CDS encoding glycosyltransferase family 9 protein, producing MPKTQHILVIRLSAMGDVAMTVPVLRAFTQQHPKVKLTVLTRPFFAPFFKDLPNTSVFIFDDKQKHKGIFGLYKLYKELKALNIDKVADLHNVLRTKILKLFFFNKTFVQIDKGRAEKKALIKGENFTPLKTTHQRYADVFIKLGYSLDLSNPTFPKRQPIPEVIVKQIHPSNKKWIGIAPFAQYPSKMYPLSKMKEVVSNLNMHFEVFLFGAKNEAEQLNTLAKNLQNTHVIAGQLSFEKELDLISNLDLMLAMDSGNAHIAAMYGIQVVTIWGVTHPYAGFTAFNTPLKNHLVPDRTIYPKIPTSIYGNKYPLNYKNAAGNIEVKTIVNTINTIVNN from the coding sequence ATGCCAAAAACACAGCATATATTAGTTATTCGTCTCTCTGCAATGGGCGATGTTGCTATGACAGTTCCTGTGTTACGTGCATTTACACAACAACATCCAAAGGTCAAGTTAACGGTGTTAACGCGACCTTTTTTTGCGCCTTTTTTTAAAGATTTACCCAATACTTCGGTATTTATTTTTGACGATAAACAAAAGCATAAAGGCATTTTTGGGTTGTATAAACTGTATAAAGAATTAAAAGCGCTAAACATTGATAAAGTTGCCGATTTACATAATGTTTTACGTACTAAAATTTTAAAGTTATTTTTCTTTAATAAGACGTTTGTGCAAATCGATAAAGGAAGAGCAGAGAAGAAGGCATTAATTAAAGGTGAAAATTTTACACCTTTAAAAACAACACACCAAAGATATGCCGATGTGTTTATAAAATTGGGCTATTCTTTAGACTTATCAAATCCAACATTTCCTAAAAGACAACCAATACCAGAAGTAATTGTAAAACAAATCCATCCATCTAATAAAAAATGGATTGGTATTGCGCCTTTTGCACAATACCCTTCAAAAATGTATCCTTTATCTAAGATGAAAGAGGTTGTTTCTAACTTAAATATGCATTTTGAAGTATTTTTATTTGGCGCAAAAAATGAAGCTGAACAGCTAAACACTTTAGCTAAAAATTTACAAAACACTCATGTTATAGCTGGACAATTATCTTTTGAAAAAGAATTAGATTTAATTTCTAATCTAGATCTTATGCTTGCAATGGATTCTGGTAACGCACATATTGCAGCCATGTACGGAATACAAGTGGTTACAATTTGGGGCGTAACACATCCGTATGCTGGATTTACAGCGTTTAATACACCTTTAAAAAATCATTTAGTACCAGATAGAACCATTTATCCTAAAATACCTACTTCTATTTATGGGAATAAATATCCGTTAAACTATAAAAATGCTGCTGGTAATATTGAAGTGAAAACAATTGTAAATACAATAAATACCATTGTTAATAACTAA
- a CDS encoding ferredoxin--NADP reductase — protein sequence MSQFNTLTIQDITRQTDKCVAITFNVPDHLKDYYQFKAGQYITLKTTLNGAEVRRDYSLCTSPSSGKLTVAVKEVESGTFSKYANQTLKVGDTLDVAKPQGRFTFTPDTSKTRTIAAFAAGSGITPVLSILKTVLEEEPNSKFVLVYGNKTLNDTIFLNELLDIQNQYSDRLTIQFVYSQSQETDALFGRIEKSTVNFIVKNKYKEEVIDAFYLCGPEGMINTVKDVLAENNIEDDNIFFELFSSKTEVPVEEVEAISNGNSKITIIVDDEEKTFTMPQTQSVLEAALDHDLDAPYSCQGGICSSCIARVKDGKATMRQNNILTDNEVAEGLILTCQAHPTSASIIVDYDDV from the coding sequence ATGTCTCAATTTAATACCCTAACTATACAAGATATTACGCGTCAAACCGATAAATGTGTTGCAATAACTTTTAATGTGCCAGATCATTTAAAGGATTATTATCAATTTAAAGCAGGACAATACATTACTTTAAAAACCACGTTAAATGGTGCTGAAGTAAGACGTGATTATTCTTTATGTACATCGCCTTCTAGCGGAAAATTAACCGTTGCTGTTAAAGAAGTAGAAAGCGGTACATTTTCTAAATACGCCAATCAAACTTTAAAAGTTGGAGATACTTTAGACGTTGCAAAACCACAAGGTCGATTTACTTTTACGCCAGACACTTCAAAAACTAGAACCATTGCTGCATTTGCTGCAGGAAGCGGAATTACTCCAGTTTTAAGCATTTTAAAAACTGTATTAGAGGAAGAACCAAATAGTAAATTTGTGCTTGTCTACGGTAACAAAACATTAAACGATACCATTTTTTTAAATGAACTTTTAGATATTCAAAATCAATATAGTGACCGTTTGACTATACAATTTGTTTACAGTCAATCCCAAGAAACAGACGCTCTTTTTGGTAGAATTGAAAAAAGCACAGTAAACTTTATTGTAAAAAATAAATACAAAGAAGAAGTTATAGATGCTTTTTACCTTTGTGGACCAGAAGGTATGATTAACACAGTAAAAGACGTGTTAGCAGAAAATAATATTGAAGATGATAACATATTTTTTGAATTATTTTCTTCTAAAACCGAAGTTCCTGTAGAAGAAGTTGAAGCTATTAGCAACGGTAATTCTAAAATTACAATTATTGTAGATGATGAAGAGAAAACTTTTACAATGCCACAAACTCAATCTGTTTTAGAAGCTGCTTTAGATCATGATTTAGATGCACCTTATTCTTGTCAAGGTGGAATATGTAGTAGTTGTATAGCAAGAGTTAAAGACGGTAAAGCTACAATGCGACAAAACAACATTTTAACAGATAATGAAGTTGCAGAAGGACTAATATTAACTTGCCAAGCACATCCAACATCTGCATCGATTATTGTGGATTATGATGATGTTTAA